In one window of Mesoplodon densirostris isolate mMesDen1 chromosome 4, mMesDen1 primary haplotype, whole genome shotgun sequence DNA:
- the MAN2C1 gene encoding alpha-mannosidase 2C1 isoform X1 → MAAAPALKHWRTTLERVEKFVSPLYFTDCNLRGRLFGDSCPVAELSSFLTPERLPYQEAVQQDFRPAQVGDSFGPTWWTCWFRVELTIPDAWVGQEVHLRWESDGEGLVWRDGEPVQGLTKEGEKTSYVLTDKLGEEDPRSLTLYVEVACNGLLGAGKGTMIAAPDPEKMFQVSRAELAVFHRDVHKLLVDLELLLGMAKGLGEDNQRSYQALYTANQMVNVCDPAQPETFPVAQALASKFFGQRGGESQHTIHALGHCHIDTAWLWPFKETVRKCARSWVTVVQLMERNPEFIFACSQAQQLAWVKSHYPGLHARLQEFACRGQFVPVGGTWVEMDGNLPSGEAMVRQFLQGQSFFLQEFGKMCSEFWLPDTFGYSAQLPQIMRSCGIRHFLTQKLSWNLVNSFPHHTFFWEGLDGSRVLAHFPPGDSYGMQGSVEEVLKTVAKNRDKGRTNHSAFLFGFGDGGGGPTQTMVDRLKRLCNTDGLPRVQLSSPERLFSALEGHSGQLCTWVGELFLELHNGTYTTHAQIKKANRECERILHDVELLSSLALARSAQFLYPAAQLQDLWRLLLLNQFHDVVTGSCIQLVAEEAMCHYEDIRSRGNKLLSTAAAALCAGEPGPEGLLIVNTLPWKRTEVLALPSPGGAHCLALVTVPSMGYAPAPTPTSLQPLLPQQPVFIVQETDGSVTLDNGIIRVKLDPTGRLTSLVLVASGREAIAEGAVGNQFVLFDDVPLYWDAWDVMDYHLETRKPVLGQAGTLAVGTEGGMRGSAWFLLQISPNSRLSQKVVLDIGCPYVRFHTEVHWHEAHKFLKVEFPARVRSPQATFEVQFGHLQRPTHYNTSWDWARFEVWAHRWMDLSEHGFGLALLNDCKYGASVRGSVLSLSLLRAPKSPDATVDMGRHEFTYALMPHEGSFQDAGVIPAAYSLNFPLLALPAPGPAPAAAWSAFSVSSPAVVLETVKQAETSLQGRKLVLRLYEAHGSHVDCWLRTSLPVQEAVLCDLLERRDPAGPLPLRNNRLKLTFSPFQVQSLLLVLQPAPS, encoded by the exons ATGGCGGCGGCGCCGGCCCTGAAGCACTGGCGCACTACGCTGGAGCGGGTGGAGAAATTCGTGTCGCCGCTCTACTTTACCGACTGTAATCTCCGCGGCAG GCTCTTCGGAGACAGCTGCCCAGTGGCCGAGCTCTCCAGCTTCTTGACGCCCGAAAGGCTTCCCTACCAGGAGGCAGTCCAGCAGGATTTCCGCCCCGCGCAGGTCGGCGACAGCTTCGGACCCAC ATGGTGGACCTGTTGGTTCCGGGTGGAGCTGACCATCCCAGATGCATGGGTGGGTCAGGAAGTTCACCTTCGCTGGGAAAGTGATGGAGAAGGCCTGGTGTGGCGTGATGGGGAACCTGTCCAG GGTTTGACCAAAGAGGGGGAGAAGACCAGCTATGTCCTGACTGACAAGCTGGGGGAAGAAGACCCCCGGAG CCTGACCCTCTATGTGGAAGTAGCCTGCAATGGGCTCCTGGGGGCCGGGAAGGGAACCATGATCGCAGCCCCTGACCCAGAGAAGATGTTCCAGGTGAGCCGGGCTGAGCTGGCCGTGTTCCACCGGGATGTCCACAAGCTCCTGGTGGATCTGGAGCTGCTGCTGGGTATGGCCAAG GGCCTCGGGGAGGACAACCAGCGCAGCTACCAGGCCCTGTACACAGCCAACCAGATGGTGAACGTATGTGACCCCGCCCAGCCAGAGACCTTCCCAGTGGCCCAGGCCCTGGCCTCCAAGTTCTTTGGCCAACGTGGGGGTGAAAGCCAGCATACCATCCATGCCCTGGGGCACTGCCACATTGATACAG CCTGGCTCTGGCCCTTCAAGGAGACCGTGCGGAAATGTGCCCGGAGCTGGGTGACAGTTGTTCAGCTCATGGAGCGGAATCCTGAGTTCATCTTTGCCTGCTCACAG GCACAGCAGCTCGCGTGGGTGAAGAGCCACTACCCTGGCCTGCATGCCCGGCTCCAGGAGTTCGCATGCCGTGGGCAGTTTGTGCCCGTGGGGGGCACCTGGGTGGAGATG GATGGGAACCTTCCCAGTGGAGAGGCCATGGTGAGGCAGTTCCTGCAGGGACAGAGCTTCTTTCTGCAGGAGTTTGGGAAGATGTGCTCCGAG TTCTGGCTGCCAGACACATTCGGCTACTCAGCGCAGCTCCCACAGATCATGCGCAGCTGTGGCATCAGGCACTTCCTCACCCAAAAACTGAGCTGGAACTTGGTGAACTCCTTCCCG CATCATACCTTTTTCTGGGAGGGGCTGGATGGCTCCCGGGTGCTGGCCCACTTCCCACCTGGTGACTCATATGGGATGCAGGGCAGTGTGGAGGAG GTGCTGAAGACTGTGGCCAAAAACCGGGACAAGGGGCGTACCAACCACAGTGCCTTCCTCTTTGGctttggggatgggggtggtggccCCACCCAGACCATGGTGGACCGCTTGAAGCGGCTGTGCAATACAGATGGGCTGCCCAG GGTGCAGCTCTCTTCTCCGGAGCGACTCTTCTCGGCGCTGGAGGGCCACTCGGGGCAGCTGTGCACGTGGGTCGGAGAGCTCTTCCTGGAGCTACATAATGGCACCTACACCACCCACGCCCAG ATCAAGAAGGCGAACCGGGAGTGTGAGCGGATCCTGCACGACGTGGAGCTGCTCAGCAGCCTGGCCCTGGCCCGCAGTGCCCAGTTCCTCTACCCGGCCGCCCAGCTGCAGGACCTCTGGAG GCTCCTGCTTCTGAACCAGTTCCACGATGTGGTGACTGGAAGCTGCATCCAGCTGGTGGCAGAGGAAGCCATGTGCCACTACGAAG ACATCCGTTCCCGTGGCAACAAACTGCTCAGCACTGCAGCCGCAGCCCTTTGTGCTGGCGAGCCAGGTCCTGAGGGCCTCCTCATTGTCAACACACTGCCCTGGAAGCGCACTGAAGTGTtggccctgcccagccctggtGGGGCCCACTGCCTAG CTCTGGTGACAGTGCCCAGCATGGGCTATGCTcctgctcccacccccacctcactGCAGCCCCTGCTGCCCCAGCAGCCTGTGTTTATAGTGCAGGAG ACTGACGGTTCTGTGACTCTGGACAACGGCATCATCCGGGTGAAGCTGGACCCAACTGGCCGCCTGACATCTCTGGTGCTGGTGGCCTCCGGCAG GGAGGCCATTGCTGAGGGTGCTGTGGGCAACCAGTTTGTGCTGTTCGATGATGTCCCCCTGTACTGGGACGCGTGGGACGTCATGGACTACCACCTAGAAACACG GAAGCCAGTGCTGGGCCAGGCAGGGACCTTGGCCGTGGGCACTGAGGGTGGCATGCGGGGCAGTGCCTGGTTTCTGCTGCAGATCAGCCCCAACAGTCGGCTCAGCCAAAAGGTTGTGCTGGACATCGGCTGCCCCTATGTCCGCTTCCACACCGAG GTGCACTGGCACGAGGCCCACAAGTTCCTGAAGGTGGAGTTCCCTGCCCGTGTACGGAGCCCCCAGGCCACCTTTGAGGTCCAGTTCGGACATCTGCAGCGGCCCACCCACTACAACACCTCTTGGGACTGGGCCCGATTTGAG GTGTGGGCCCACCGCTGGATGGATCTGTCAGAGCACGGCTTTGGGCTGGCTCTGCTCAATGACTGCAAGTATGGCGCGTCAGTGCGAGGCAGCGTCCTCAGCCTCTCCCT cttgCGGGCGCCCAAGTCCCCTGACGCCACGGTTGACATGGGGCGCCACGAGTTCACCTACGCGCTGATGCCACATGAGG GGTCCTTCCAGGACGCTGGCGTTATTCCCGCTGCCTACAGCCTCAACTTCCCCCTGTTGGCGCTGCCCGCCCCGGGCCCGGCACCCGCCGCCGCCTGGAGCGCCTTTTCAGTGTCTTCGCCCGCAGTCGTGTTGGAGACCGTCAAGCAG GCGGAGACCAGCCTCCAGGGCCGCAAGCTGGTCCTGAGGCTGTACGAGGCCCACGGCAGCCACGTGGACTGCTGGCTGCGCACGTCGCTGCCGGTTCAGGAGGCCGTCCT CTGTGACCTCCTGGAGCGCCGTGACCCTGCTGGCCCCCTGC
- the MAN2C1 gene encoding alpha-mannosidase 2C1 isoform X3 translates to MAAAPALKHWRTTLERVEKFVSPLYFTDCNLRGRLFGDSCPVAELSSFLTPERLPYQEAVQQDFRPAQVGDSFGPTWWTCWFRVELTIPDAWVGQEVHLRWESDGEGLVWRDGEPVQGLTKEGEKTSYVLTDKLGEEDPRSLTLYVEVACNGLLGAGKGTMIAAPDPEKMFQVSRAELAVFHRDVHKLLVDLELLLGMAKGLGEDNQRSYQALYTANQMVNVCDPAQPETFPVAQALASKFFGQRGGESQHTIHALGHCHIDTAWLWPFKETVRKCARSWVTVVQLMERNPEFIFACSQAQQLAWVKSHYPGLHARLQEFACRGQFVPVGGTWVEMDGNLPSGEAMVRQFLQGQSFFLQEFGKMCSEFWLPDTFGYSAQLPQIMRSCGIRHFLTQKLSWNLVNSFPHHTFFWEGLDGSRVLAHFPPGDSYGMQGSVEEVLKTVAKNRDKGRTNHSAFLFGFGDGGGGPTQTMVDRLKRLCNTDGLPRVQLSSPERLFSALEGHSGQLCTWVGELFLELHNGTYTTHAQIKKANRECERILHDVELLSSLALARSAQFLYPAAQLQDLWRLLLLNQFHDVVTGSCIQLVAEEAMCHYEDIRSRGNKLLSTAAAALCAGEPGPEGLLIVNTLPWKRTEVLALPSPGGAHCLGLIPSSGDSAQHGLCSCSHPHLTAAPAAPAACVYSAGASADLASRPPPTKTDGSVTLDNGIIRVKLDPTGRLTSLVLVASGREAIAEGAVGNQFVLFDDVPLYWDAWDVMDYHLETRKPVLGQAGTLAVGTEGGMRGSAWFLLQISPNSRLSQKVVLDIGCPYVRFHTEVHWHEAHKFLKVEFPARVRSPQATFEVQFGHLQRPTHYNTSWDWARFEVWAHRWMDLSEHGFGLALLNDCKYGASVRGSVLSLSLLRAPKSPDATVDMGRHEFTYALMPHEGSFQDAGVIPAAYSLNFPLLALPAPGPAPAAAWSAFSVSSPAVVLETVKQAETSLQGRKLVLRLYEAHGSHVDCWLRTSLPVQEAVLCDLLERRDPAGPLPLRNNRLKLTFSPFQVQSLLLVLQPAPS, encoded by the exons ATGGCGGCGGCGCCGGCCCTGAAGCACTGGCGCACTACGCTGGAGCGGGTGGAGAAATTCGTGTCGCCGCTCTACTTTACCGACTGTAATCTCCGCGGCAG GCTCTTCGGAGACAGCTGCCCAGTGGCCGAGCTCTCCAGCTTCTTGACGCCCGAAAGGCTTCCCTACCAGGAGGCAGTCCAGCAGGATTTCCGCCCCGCGCAGGTCGGCGACAGCTTCGGACCCAC ATGGTGGACCTGTTGGTTCCGGGTGGAGCTGACCATCCCAGATGCATGGGTGGGTCAGGAAGTTCACCTTCGCTGGGAAAGTGATGGAGAAGGCCTGGTGTGGCGTGATGGGGAACCTGTCCAG GGTTTGACCAAAGAGGGGGAGAAGACCAGCTATGTCCTGACTGACAAGCTGGGGGAAGAAGACCCCCGGAG CCTGACCCTCTATGTGGAAGTAGCCTGCAATGGGCTCCTGGGGGCCGGGAAGGGAACCATGATCGCAGCCCCTGACCCAGAGAAGATGTTCCAGGTGAGCCGGGCTGAGCTGGCCGTGTTCCACCGGGATGTCCACAAGCTCCTGGTGGATCTGGAGCTGCTGCTGGGTATGGCCAAG GGCCTCGGGGAGGACAACCAGCGCAGCTACCAGGCCCTGTACACAGCCAACCAGATGGTGAACGTATGTGACCCCGCCCAGCCAGAGACCTTCCCAGTGGCCCAGGCCCTGGCCTCCAAGTTCTTTGGCCAACGTGGGGGTGAAAGCCAGCATACCATCCATGCCCTGGGGCACTGCCACATTGATACAG CCTGGCTCTGGCCCTTCAAGGAGACCGTGCGGAAATGTGCCCGGAGCTGGGTGACAGTTGTTCAGCTCATGGAGCGGAATCCTGAGTTCATCTTTGCCTGCTCACAG GCACAGCAGCTCGCGTGGGTGAAGAGCCACTACCCTGGCCTGCATGCCCGGCTCCAGGAGTTCGCATGCCGTGGGCAGTTTGTGCCCGTGGGGGGCACCTGGGTGGAGATG GATGGGAACCTTCCCAGTGGAGAGGCCATGGTGAGGCAGTTCCTGCAGGGACAGAGCTTCTTTCTGCAGGAGTTTGGGAAGATGTGCTCCGAG TTCTGGCTGCCAGACACATTCGGCTACTCAGCGCAGCTCCCACAGATCATGCGCAGCTGTGGCATCAGGCACTTCCTCACCCAAAAACTGAGCTGGAACTTGGTGAACTCCTTCCCG CATCATACCTTTTTCTGGGAGGGGCTGGATGGCTCCCGGGTGCTGGCCCACTTCCCACCTGGTGACTCATATGGGATGCAGGGCAGTGTGGAGGAG GTGCTGAAGACTGTGGCCAAAAACCGGGACAAGGGGCGTACCAACCACAGTGCCTTCCTCTTTGGctttggggatgggggtggtggccCCACCCAGACCATGGTGGACCGCTTGAAGCGGCTGTGCAATACAGATGGGCTGCCCAG GGTGCAGCTCTCTTCTCCGGAGCGACTCTTCTCGGCGCTGGAGGGCCACTCGGGGCAGCTGTGCACGTGGGTCGGAGAGCTCTTCCTGGAGCTACATAATGGCACCTACACCACCCACGCCCAG ATCAAGAAGGCGAACCGGGAGTGTGAGCGGATCCTGCACGACGTGGAGCTGCTCAGCAGCCTGGCCCTGGCCCGCAGTGCCCAGTTCCTCTACCCGGCCGCCCAGCTGCAGGACCTCTGGAG GCTCCTGCTTCTGAACCAGTTCCACGATGTGGTGACTGGAAGCTGCATCCAGCTGGTGGCAGAGGAAGCCATGTGCCACTACGAAG ACATCCGTTCCCGTGGCAACAAACTGCTCAGCACTGCAGCCGCAGCCCTTTGTGCTGGCGAGCCAGGTCCTGAGGGCCTCCTCATTGTCAACACACTGCCCTGGAAGCGCACTGAAGTGTtggccctgcccagccctggtGGGGCCCACTGCCTAG GCCTCATCCCCAGCTCTGGTGACAGTGCCCAGCATGGGCTATGCTcctgctcccacccccacctcactGCAGCCCCTGCTGCCCCAGCAGCCTGTGTTTATAGTGCAGGAG CCTCTGCAGACTTAGCCTCAAGGCCCCCTCCCACCAAGACTGACGGTTCTGTGACTCTGGACAACGGCATCATCCGGGTGAAGCTGGACCCAACTGGCCGCCTGACATCTCTGGTGCTGGTGGCCTCCGGCAG GGAGGCCATTGCTGAGGGTGCTGTGGGCAACCAGTTTGTGCTGTTCGATGATGTCCCCCTGTACTGGGACGCGTGGGACGTCATGGACTACCACCTAGAAACACG GAAGCCAGTGCTGGGCCAGGCAGGGACCTTGGCCGTGGGCACTGAGGGTGGCATGCGGGGCAGTGCCTGGTTTCTGCTGCAGATCAGCCCCAACAGTCGGCTCAGCCAAAAGGTTGTGCTGGACATCGGCTGCCCCTATGTCCGCTTCCACACCGAG GTGCACTGGCACGAGGCCCACAAGTTCCTGAAGGTGGAGTTCCCTGCCCGTGTACGGAGCCCCCAGGCCACCTTTGAGGTCCAGTTCGGACATCTGCAGCGGCCCACCCACTACAACACCTCTTGGGACTGGGCCCGATTTGAG GTGTGGGCCCACCGCTGGATGGATCTGTCAGAGCACGGCTTTGGGCTGGCTCTGCTCAATGACTGCAAGTATGGCGCGTCAGTGCGAGGCAGCGTCCTCAGCCTCTCCCT cttgCGGGCGCCCAAGTCCCCTGACGCCACGGTTGACATGGGGCGCCACGAGTTCACCTACGCGCTGATGCCACATGAGG GGTCCTTCCAGGACGCTGGCGTTATTCCCGCTGCCTACAGCCTCAACTTCCCCCTGTTGGCGCTGCCCGCCCCGGGCCCGGCACCCGCCGCCGCCTGGAGCGCCTTTTCAGTGTCTTCGCCCGCAGTCGTGTTGGAGACCGTCAAGCAG GCGGAGACCAGCCTCCAGGGCCGCAAGCTGGTCCTGAGGCTGTACGAGGCCCACGGCAGCCACGTGGACTGCTGGCTGCGCACGTCGCTGCCGGTTCAGGAGGCCGTCCT CTGTGACCTCCTGGAGCGCCGTGACCCTGCTGGCCCCCTGC
- the MAN2C1 gene encoding alpha-mannosidase 2C1 isoform X2 — protein MAAAPALKHWRTTLERVEKFVSPLYFTDCNLRGRLFGDSCPVAELSSFLTPERLPYQEAVQQDFRPAQVGDSFGPTWWTCWFRVELTIPDAWVGQEVHLRWESDGEGLVWRDGEPVQGLTKEGEKTSYVLTDKLGEEDPRSLTLYVEVACNGLLGAGKGTMIAAPDPEKMFQVSRAELAVFHRDVHKLLVDLELLLGMAKGLGEDNQRSYQALYTANQMVNVCDPAQPETFPVAQALASKFFGQRGGESQHTIHALGHCHIDTAWLWPFKETVRKCARSWVTVVQLMERNPEFIFACSQAQQLAWVKSHYPGLHARLQEFACRGQFVPVGGTWVEMDGNLPSGEAMVRQFLQGQSFFLQEFGKMCSEFWLPDTFGYSAQLPQIMRSCGIRHFLTQKLSWNLVNSFPHHTFFWEGLDGSRVLAHFPPGDSYGMQGSVEEVLKTVAKNRDKGRTNHSAFLFGFGDGGGGPTQTMVDRLKRLCNTDGLPRVQLSSPERLFSALEGHSGQLCTWVGELFLELHNGTYTTHAQIKKANRECERILHDVELLSSLALARSAQFLYPAAQLQDLWRLLLLNQFHDVVTGSCIQLVAEEAMCHYEDIRSRGNKLLSTAAAALCAGEPGPEGLLIVNTLPWKRTEVLALPSPGGAHCLALVTVPSMGYAPAPTPTSLQPLLPQQPVFIVQETDGSVTLDNGIIRVKLDPTGRLTSLVLVASGREAIAEGAVGNQFVLFDDVPLYWDAWDVMDYHLETRKPVLGQAGTLAVGTEGGMRGSAWFLLQISPNSRLSQKVVLDIGCPYVRFHTEVHWHEAHKFLKVEFPARVRSPQATFEVQFGHLQRPTHYNTSWDWARFEVWAHRWMDLSEHGFGLALLNDCKYGASVRGSVLSLSLLRAPKSPDATVDMGRHEFTYALMPHEGECCGPDNSQPLSASVAPTPQLPPVGAARPGPGTRRRLERLFSVFARSRVGDRQAGGDQPPGPQAGPEAVRGPRQPRGLLAAHVAAGSGGRPL, from the exons ATGGCGGCGGCGCCGGCCCTGAAGCACTGGCGCACTACGCTGGAGCGGGTGGAGAAATTCGTGTCGCCGCTCTACTTTACCGACTGTAATCTCCGCGGCAG GCTCTTCGGAGACAGCTGCCCAGTGGCCGAGCTCTCCAGCTTCTTGACGCCCGAAAGGCTTCCCTACCAGGAGGCAGTCCAGCAGGATTTCCGCCCCGCGCAGGTCGGCGACAGCTTCGGACCCAC ATGGTGGACCTGTTGGTTCCGGGTGGAGCTGACCATCCCAGATGCATGGGTGGGTCAGGAAGTTCACCTTCGCTGGGAAAGTGATGGAGAAGGCCTGGTGTGGCGTGATGGGGAACCTGTCCAG GGTTTGACCAAAGAGGGGGAGAAGACCAGCTATGTCCTGACTGACAAGCTGGGGGAAGAAGACCCCCGGAG CCTGACCCTCTATGTGGAAGTAGCCTGCAATGGGCTCCTGGGGGCCGGGAAGGGAACCATGATCGCAGCCCCTGACCCAGAGAAGATGTTCCAGGTGAGCCGGGCTGAGCTGGCCGTGTTCCACCGGGATGTCCACAAGCTCCTGGTGGATCTGGAGCTGCTGCTGGGTATGGCCAAG GGCCTCGGGGAGGACAACCAGCGCAGCTACCAGGCCCTGTACACAGCCAACCAGATGGTGAACGTATGTGACCCCGCCCAGCCAGAGACCTTCCCAGTGGCCCAGGCCCTGGCCTCCAAGTTCTTTGGCCAACGTGGGGGTGAAAGCCAGCATACCATCCATGCCCTGGGGCACTGCCACATTGATACAG CCTGGCTCTGGCCCTTCAAGGAGACCGTGCGGAAATGTGCCCGGAGCTGGGTGACAGTTGTTCAGCTCATGGAGCGGAATCCTGAGTTCATCTTTGCCTGCTCACAG GCACAGCAGCTCGCGTGGGTGAAGAGCCACTACCCTGGCCTGCATGCCCGGCTCCAGGAGTTCGCATGCCGTGGGCAGTTTGTGCCCGTGGGGGGCACCTGGGTGGAGATG GATGGGAACCTTCCCAGTGGAGAGGCCATGGTGAGGCAGTTCCTGCAGGGACAGAGCTTCTTTCTGCAGGAGTTTGGGAAGATGTGCTCCGAG TTCTGGCTGCCAGACACATTCGGCTACTCAGCGCAGCTCCCACAGATCATGCGCAGCTGTGGCATCAGGCACTTCCTCACCCAAAAACTGAGCTGGAACTTGGTGAACTCCTTCCCG CATCATACCTTTTTCTGGGAGGGGCTGGATGGCTCCCGGGTGCTGGCCCACTTCCCACCTGGTGACTCATATGGGATGCAGGGCAGTGTGGAGGAG GTGCTGAAGACTGTGGCCAAAAACCGGGACAAGGGGCGTACCAACCACAGTGCCTTCCTCTTTGGctttggggatgggggtggtggccCCACCCAGACCATGGTGGACCGCTTGAAGCGGCTGTGCAATACAGATGGGCTGCCCAG GGTGCAGCTCTCTTCTCCGGAGCGACTCTTCTCGGCGCTGGAGGGCCACTCGGGGCAGCTGTGCACGTGGGTCGGAGAGCTCTTCCTGGAGCTACATAATGGCACCTACACCACCCACGCCCAG ATCAAGAAGGCGAACCGGGAGTGTGAGCGGATCCTGCACGACGTGGAGCTGCTCAGCAGCCTGGCCCTGGCCCGCAGTGCCCAGTTCCTCTACCCGGCCGCCCAGCTGCAGGACCTCTGGAG GCTCCTGCTTCTGAACCAGTTCCACGATGTGGTGACTGGAAGCTGCATCCAGCTGGTGGCAGAGGAAGCCATGTGCCACTACGAAG ACATCCGTTCCCGTGGCAACAAACTGCTCAGCACTGCAGCCGCAGCCCTTTGTGCTGGCGAGCCAGGTCCTGAGGGCCTCCTCATTGTCAACACACTGCCCTGGAAGCGCACTGAAGTGTtggccctgcccagccctggtGGGGCCCACTGCCTAG CTCTGGTGACAGTGCCCAGCATGGGCTATGCTcctgctcccacccccacctcactGCAGCCCCTGCTGCCCCAGCAGCCTGTGTTTATAGTGCAGGAG ACTGACGGTTCTGTGACTCTGGACAACGGCATCATCCGGGTGAAGCTGGACCCAACTGGCCGCCTGACATCTCTGGTGCTGGTGGCCTCCGGCAG GGAGGCCATTGCTGAGGGTGCTGTGGGCAACCAGTTTGTGCTGTTCGATGATGTCCCCCTGTACTGGGACGCGTGGGACGTCATGGACTACCACCTAGAAACACG GAAGCCAGTGCTGGGCCAGGCAGGGACCTTGGCCGTGGGCACTGAGGGTGGCATGCGGGGCAGTGCCTGGTTTCTGCTGCAGATCAGCCCCAACAGTCGGCTCAGCCAAAAGGTTGTGCTGGACATCGGCTGCCCCTATGTCCGCTTCCACACCGAG GTGCACTGGCACGAGGCCCACAAGTTCCTGAAGGTGGAGTTCCCTGCCCGTGTACGGAGCCCCCAGGCCACCTTTGAGGTCCAGTTCGGACATCTGCAGCGGCCCACCCACTACAACACCTCTTGGGACTGGGCCCGATTTGAG GTGTGGGCCCACCGCTGGATGGATCTGTCAGAGCACGGCTTTGGGCTGGCTCTGCTCAATGACTGCAAGTATGGCGCGTCAGTGCGAGGCAGCGTCCTCAGCCTCTCCCT cttgCGGGCGCCCAAGTCCCCTGACGCCACGGTTGACATGGGGCGCCACGAGTTCACCTACGCGCTGATGCCACATGAGGGTGAGTGCTGCGGCCCTGATAACTCTCAGCCCCTCTCAGCCTCGGTTGCCCCAACG CCTCAACTTCCCCCTGTTGGCGCTGCCCGCCCCGGGCCCGGCACCCGCCGCCGCCTGGAGCGCCTTTTCAGTGTCTTCGCCCGCAGTCGTGTTGGAGACCGTCAAGCAG GCGGAGACCAGCCTCCAGGGCCGCAAGCTGGTCCTGAGGCTGTACGAGGCCCACGGCAGCCACGTGGACTGCTGGCTGCGCACGTCGCTGCCGGTTCAGGAGGCCGTCCT CTGTGA